GATAACACAGGTGTTTTTAAAGATGAAGAAGCGTTATCTCGTCATTTAAAATCTGTTGGTGCTGATAAAGTTTTATTAACAGCGCCAGGAAAAGGTGTTCCGAATATTGTTTATGGTGTTAATCATGAAGAATATAGCCCAGAAAATGTAAATATTTTCTCTGCGGCTTCTTGTACAACAAATGCGATTACACCAATTTTAAAAGTTGTTGAAGATAACTTAGGAGTTGTAAAAGGACATTTAGAAACAATACATGCGTATACAAACGACCAAAATTTGGTTGATAATATGCACAAAAAATATCGTCGTGGACGTGCTGCTGCTTTGAATATGGTAATTACTGAAACTGGTGCTGGTAGCGCAGTTGCAAAAGCTTTACCAAGTTTAGCAGGTAAATTAACTTCGAATGCAATTCGTGTTCCTGTTCCAAATGGATCTTTGGTCGTATTGAATTTAGAAGTTAGTAAAGATACTTCTGTAGAAGCGGTAAACAACTTGATGAAAGACGCTGCGTTGAACGGAGAATTAGTAGAACAAATTAAATATTCGTTGAACAATGAATTGGTTTCTTCTGATATTGTAGGAACTACTGCTCCATCTATCTTTGATAGTAATGCAACAATAGTTTCTGCAGATGGTAAAAATGTTGTGATGTACGTTTGGTACGATAACGAATATGGATATAGCCACCAAGTAATGCGTTTAGCGAAGCATATTGCGGGTGTTAGAAGATATACATACTATTAATAGTATTTTTTCCCTTTATTTAAAATTAATCCACTTTCCTTATAGGTTAGTGGATTTTTTTTGTAACCTATTCGTTTAAAAACAGCTAAATAAATTAATTGTTTTATATTTGTTAATATTATATTAATATTGATTATAAAAATTAACATTA
This portion of the Empedobacter stercoris genome encodes:
- a CDS encoding glyceraldehyde-3-phosphate dehydrogenase gives rise to the protein MNHSSYDQQLASFNEMSKKVVEFIKIVSDLWYDQSVELVIFRNQLVDKNVSDIVNLHQYAEEFVENKIAIDDTLAIAKAIFQANLPASRLDVGKLAKEYTSGNYTSAEAFVEEKLGDSRNVKSVEPKDVVLYGFGRIGRLLARELASQMGKGQQLRLRAVVTRDKHDPVLLEKRASLLRHDSVHGDFDGNVVADHENNALIVNGVTVHMISAAQPEDIDYTAYGINNALIIDNTGVFKDEEALSRHLKSVGADKVLLTAPGKGVPNIVYGVNHEEYSPENVNIFSAASCTTNAITPILKVVEDNLGVVKGHLETIHAYTNDQNLVDNMHKKYRRGRAAALNMVITETGAGSAVAKALPSLAGKLTSNAIRVPVPNGSLVVLNLEVSKDTSVEAVNNLMKDAALNGELVEQIKYSLNNELVSSDIVGTTAPSIFDSNATIVSADGKNVVMYVWYDNEYGYSHQVMRLAKHIAGVRRYTYY